The genomic region ATGCTCAAATACGATTCCGTACATGGCCGTTTCAATGGCGATGTGTCCGTAGAAGGCAACAACATGATCGTGAACGGCAAAAAAATCCGCCTGAGCGCTGAACGTGACCCTTCCAATCTGAAGTGGAATGAAGTCGGCGCAGACATCATCATCGAATCTACCGGTTTCTTCCTGACCAAAGAGTCTTGCCAGGCACACATCAACGCTGGCGCGAAGAAAGTGGTACAAAGCGCACCGTCCAAAGATGACACCCCAATGTTCGTTTACGGTGTTAACCACGAGACTTATGCTGGCGAAGCAATTGTTTCTGCTGCTTCCTGCACCACCAACTGCCTGGCACCTGTTGCTAAAGTACTGAACGACAATTTCGGTATCAAGCGCGGTCTGATGAGCACAGTGCATGCGGCTACAGCTACCCAGAAAACTGTTGACGGCCCATCCAGCAAAGACTGGCGTGGTGGTCGTGGTATTCTGGAAAACATCATTCCATCTTCTACCGGCGCTGCTAAGGCCGTAGGCGTGGTAATTCCTGAGCTGAACAAGAAGCTGACTGGCATGGCATTCCGTGTACCAACTTCTGACGTATCAGTAGTTGACTTGACCGTAGAACTGATCAAGGAAACCACATACGAGCAGATCTGCGCTGCCATGAAGGCTGCTTCTGAAGGCTCCATGAAAGGTGTGCTGGGTTACACCGCAGACAAGGTTGTTTCTACTGACTTCCGTGGCAACACATGCCCATCCATCTTCGATGCTGAAGCCGGTATGGCACTGGACTCTACCTTTGTTAAGGTAGTTGCCTGGTACGACAACGAATACGGTTATACCTGCAACATGTTGCGCGTTGTAGAAACTGTAGCTAAGTAATTAGCTGGCTATAATGGACGGTGGGTAGGGTCTTACGACCTACCTGCCGTTTATCACTTAGCACCGTGAGCTTTAAGGACTGGCCTGCGCCAACCCTTAAACCTTACTTTTAATCTGGAGAATACAATATGGCTGTCATCCGAGTTACTGATCTCGACCTCAAAGGTAAACGCGTTTTTATCCGTGCAGATATGAACGTGCCAGTTAAAGACGGCAAAGTTACTTCCGATGCACGCATCACTGCATCCATGCGTACCATTGAGTACTGCTTGAAAGCCGGCGCCAAGGTAATGGTAACGTCCCATCTGGGTCGCCCGACCGAAGGTGAATATTCTGAAGAGAATTCGCTGAAGCCAGTAGCCGATGTGTTGGCTGCAAAACTGGGTAAGCCAGTACGCCTGATCAAAGACTGGATCAATGGCGGTTTTGATGTTGCCGAAGGCGAACTGGTATTGCTCGAAAACGTGCGCTTCAATATTGGCGAAAAGAAAAACCTGGATGAAACCGCACAGAAATACGCCGCGTTATGCGATGTGTTTGTGATGGATGCATTCGGTACGGCCCACCGCGCAGAAGCTTCAACTCATGGCGTTGCCAAATTCGCACCAATAGCAGCGGCCGGCATCCTGTTGACGGAAGAGCTTGAGGCATTGACCAAAGCCCTGTTGAGCCCGGCACGCCCTATGGTTGCCATTGTTGGCGGCTCCAAGGTATCTACCAAGCTGACCGTGCTTGAAGCATTATCAGAAAAAGTTGACCAAATGGTAGTGGGTGGTGGTATTGCCAACACCTTTATCAAAGCGACTGGCAAGAACGTGGGTAAATCACTGTGCGAAGATGATCTGGTACCAGTAGCACAAGCGCTGATGACAAAAATGACCGCGCGCGGCGCAACCATCCCAGTTGCTGTAGACGTAGTTTGCGGCAAGAAATTCGACGCTAATGAGCCTGCTGTATTAAAAGATGCCGGCAACGTTGAAGATGACGACATGATTTTCGATATCGGTCCTAAGTCAGCACAAGAACTGGCCGACATCATCATGAAGGCCGGCACCGTAGTATGGAACGGCCCGGTAGGTGTATTTGAGTTCGATCAGTTCGGCGCCGGCACCAAAACCATCGCCGACGCTATCGCCAACACCAGTGCATTCACGCTGGCTGGCGGCGGCGATACCATTGCTGCAATCCAAAAATATGACATTTACGATAAAGTGTCTTATATTTCTACCGCTGGTGGTGCCTTCCTTGAATTCCTCGAAGGCAAAAAGCTTCCGGCCGTAGAAATTCTGGAACAACGTGCAGCAGCAAAATAAGCAGGATCATGGGTGCACTGGCACCCATTTTCGTTGAGTCACAAACCGGTAAATAGTCAATGATACGCAGAACCAAAATTGTCGCCACATTAGGCCCATCGTCTAACGATGCAAAAGTTTTAGATAAAATGATGGAAGCCGGACTGGATGTAGTCCGTCTGAACTTCTCGCACGGTACTGCTCAAGACCATATCGACCGCGCTGAACTGGTACGTTCTTTAGCGCGCGCGCGTGGCCGCGCCATCGGCGTTTTAGCCGATCTGCAAGGTCCTAAAATTCGCGTAGGCAAATTTGCCGACACCAAAATCACACTGGCAGCTGGCGATCAGTTCATCCTCGATGCCAATTGCACACTGGGTAACCAGGAACGCGTTGGCCTCGACTACAAAGATCTGCCTAAGGATCTGGAACGTGGCGCAACGTTGCTACTCGACGACGGCCGCATCGAAATGTGGGTTGAAGAAGTCAAAGGCGCAGAAATTATCTGTAAAGTCATCCAGGGTGGCGTGCTCTCCAACAACAAGGGCATTAACCGTAAAGGTGGCGGCCTGTCTGCAGCGGCATTGACCGAAAAAGACATGGAAGACCTGAAAACAGCAGCTGCACTGCAGGCTGATTACATTGCCATCTCATTCCCGCGCTCAGCGGACGACATGCACCTGGCACGCCGACTGCTGAAAGAAGCCGGTGGTCATGGCATGCTGGTTGCCAAAATCGAGCGTGCCGAAGCTATCGAAGCGCTGGAAGAAATCGTCATGGCATCGGATGCCATCATGGTAGCGCGTGGCGACCTGGGCGTGGAAGTCGGCGATGCTGCGGTACCAGCACTGCAGAAAAGAATGATCCGCATCGCCAGCAAACACAACAAACCTGTCATTACTGCCACGCAAATGATGGAATCGATGATTCAGAATCCGATTCCAACCCGCGCGGAAGTTTCCGACGTTGCCAATGCTGTACTGGATGGTACCGACGCGGTAATGCTTTCTGCAGAAACTGCAGCTGGCCTGTACCCGGTTGAAGCCATTGCTGCAATGCATCGTGTGTGTATTGAAGCCGAAAAGGATCAGGAACAGGAATTTAGCAGTAACAAACTCGACCAGGCCGTTTCCCGTGCCGATGAATCCGTGGCGTTGGCTGCGATTTTCACAGCAACCCATCTGGACAATGTAA from Sulfuriferula thiophila harbors:
- the pyk gene encoding pyruvate kinase, which translates into the protein MIRRTKIVATLGPSSNDAKVLDKMMEAGLDVVRLNFSHGTAQDHIDRAELVRSLARARGRAIGVLADLQGPKIRVGKFADTKITLAAGDQFILDANCTLGNQERVGLDYKDLPKDLERGATLLLDDGRIEMWVEEVKGAEIICKVIQGGVLSNNKGINRKGGGLSAAALTEKDMEDLKTAAALQADYIAISFPRSADDMHLARRLLKEAGGHGMLVAKIERAEAIEALEEIVMASDAIMVARGDLGVEVGDAAVPALQKRMIRIASKHNKPVITATQMMESMIQNPIPTRAEVSDVANAVLDGTDAVMLSAETAAGLYPVEAIAAMHRVCIEAEKDQEQEFSSNKLDQAVSRADESVALAAIFTATHLDNVKAIAALTQSGSTCLWMSRISTAVPIYALTPEVSTRRKVTLYRGVYPINFKVDSKDRDALLIEAEEELRRRGAVREGDLIVLTIGEPIGEAGGTNTMKIVKVGEYKHRTN
- a CDS encoding phosphoglycerate kinase is translated as MAVIRVTDLDLKGKRVFIRADMNVPVKDGKVTSDARITASMRTIEYCLKAGAKVMVTSHLGRPTEGEYSEENSLKPVADVLAAKLGKPVRLIKDWINGGFDVAEGELVLLENVRFNIGEKKNLDETAQKYAALCDVFVMDAFGTAHRAEASTHGVAKFAPIAAAGILLTEELEALTKALLSPARPMVAIVGGSKVSTKLTVLEALSEKVDQMVVGGGIANTFIKATGKNVGKSLCEDDLVPVAQALMTKMTARGATIPVAVDVVCGKKFDANEPAVLKDAGNVEDDDMIFDIGPKSAQELADIIMKAGTVVWNGPVGVFEFDQFGAGTKTIADAIANTSAFTLAGGGDTIAAIQKYDIYDKVSYISTAGGAFLEFLEGKKLPAVEILEQRAAAK
- the gap gene encoding type I glyceraldehyde-3-phosphate dehydrogenase; the protein is MAIKVGINGFGRIGRMAFRAIAKDFPNIEVVAINDLLDPEYLAYMLKYDSVHGRFNGDVSVEGNNMIVNGKKIRLSAERDPSNLKWNEVGADIIIESTGFFLTKESCQAHINAGAKKVVQSAPSKDDTPMFVYGVNHETYAGEAIVSAASCTTNCLAPVAKVLNDNFGIKRGLMSTVHAATATQKTVDGPSSKDWRGGRGILENIIPSSTGAAKAVGVVIPELNKKLTGMAFRVPTSDVSVVDLTVELIKETTYEQICAAMKAASEGSMKGVLGYTADKVVSTDFRGNTCPSIFDAEAGMALDSTFVKVVAWYDNEYGYTCNMLRVVETVAK